The genomic DNA ttaacgcgTTAGTGAGTGTCTTATAAGTAAAACATGTATTTTATGATTCCCGGgaaacaatttgggaatttaaaacttctgatttttttctggttttaTCTGGCTTTGACCGTGTCTAGTTACGCCACCCTAAAGACAAAGACGTACTGCCAATtgtgcgatttagcgtttcggtacaatGCCATGCCAAGGAGATACCTAtcagggtttaatataacagccataATTCTAACCGGTTCGACCACACCATCTTAGATTGTATCATCAAAGCTCTAGACtgttatctcacctggtggtaaccagctgaaattaaaatcaagggctaacttgtaataaagTGGGTATATTGATGTATCATAAATATAATGGATAGAAtggaaactttttaaaatatcaatctgtacaaaatattaaacaatatttgattTGCTTCTGGGTTTGATAATCGGATATTTTGCCTTATTTTCGCTAATCAATCGTGGATACGGGGACCTCCCTAtattttgtgtatgtgtgtatttacCTATGAATGTCAATATCCAGATTATAGGAAGCGATGAGAGTGGGTCCATAATAACACTCGTAGCGCCCGCGGTCAGATTCTGTCACCGACAACAAAACCAAGCCGCGCTCTGAAGTCTGCAGCACCCTGTCCCAACTAtgagtaaaataacaattaaatatttttgaaactaacaaagcaatttaaaaattcccaatataataaatatcatgaTCAACATGTATAACTAAAATACAAAGTCAAATTCCCAAAGTTTTGTTTGCAAAATTCAGACAATAAATTCAATGAATATAGGTACTTCATAAATAATCTGAGCTACACTTCTATTTTACATTCCCACTACAACACTATGCCATTAAGTTGAGTTCAACACACCATAAATAACAGTGATGTGTCTCTACACAAAGATTTCTCAAGCGTAAACGTCGTAAAAACTAATATCTTACTTTCGTGTCACACTGTGGGGAATAAAACCTGGCTTTGCATTacatttctaaaatttttagatGCTGTTAAATCTCCTATATTTATCCGATTTTATTATCATAAGAAGTAgcctttcatttttttttaactgtacgTTAAGTAGGCGCTGATAAACTAAACTGGTTGACAATAGTTAAAGAAACCAAGTCTTAAAAGTGCAGGTAATCAAATACGACTTACTTATAACTGATTTTGTAGCGACCCCTTTCCCTAGAATGGTGATACCAGGCAACGATCTGATCTTTTAGCGCTTCTGGCGTTTTTCCAAATGTCGCCAGGTGTACGCTTTGGCCGTATCCCGCTCTCACTGTTTTGAGAGGCGCACTGGCTTCGCAGATTGATGGCGTAGAGTTAGTTGCATCGTGGAGGAGGCCGGGTGTGTACGGTCGACATGCTCCGACTTCTTTATCCCATCCGCAATATGGATCAAGAACACAGCGCACGCAACTGTCATATCTGTTGAAATAAAgcaggataaaataaaacatcataAAATAAGAAAGAGTATTAATAAGTGATTTCAaacgattttatatttaaaaatttgcatcaaaatttaaaatgtggTATTCCCCACAAGAGATCCACTAGTAGACTAACTTCGATGGCTAATGCAGATATCGTTGCTCATTTTAATGCAGTTATTACAAATGGAATTGCGAATGTCCAGGATGTTATTCGTTCAGTTATACTATAAACTTAGAACGCCTGCATCAATTATTTACAACTTATGAACTTTACTAACCGGTGTGCACAAGCTCGTAGAGGTAATTGTCTTAAACGGTTGTCCGTTGCGAGGTACAAGGCGTGCATTTGGCGTGAGAGAGCGAGCGCCCGTACGGGTTCCTCACCCGCCGCACGCCATATGTCAGCAACACGAGATCCACCCCCAGTCCATTGCACTATTTTGTATACTTCGCCTTGACCTGGACAGAAAAATATTTGGGTAAACAATACGTCCATCCGGGAGAGGTAAGAGGTACCGCAATAATATTaccaaaaaatatgtaataaattatactGTCAAtgcataatcttaatatatataaatctcctgtcacgatgtttgtccgcgatggactcctaaactacttaaccgattttaaattaaattggcacaccgtgagcagtctggtccaacttaaaagataggatagcttagatctttaattatagtcgcaattttattttattgcaaattatttgtctttaattaattgactgtcacatgttatatatatatgtatatatatatataactactatactcatttaaggcttagcgatactgaatacttttaaaaataaaatcaaacgcagacgaagtcgcgggcaacagctagtatgaatataatattctcACTTAAAATTGGCGTTCCTAGTTTTAAATTACCTCAGTCTTCTCAatattttgaagattttacaaCCCTGTTTCCAAACCTGTTTTAAATGTTTAAGTTtctattttctaattttaaatcatatttatgtaaattgacCCATTTAATCgaactttttttactttgaaaatTCCTACATAAAATCATATCATAAATTATTACAGCTAGGAACGGGGTTTTTATGTGCCTGTTTATTTAGTTCAGTGAATACATTTTGTTCCActgtattattactatttaaattgGATCCTAGAAACCGTGGGATCGAATTAACTAAATCAGTGCCTTGAGTTTATTGTCCATAGAAAAATATTCTGTTGTATAATTTAGCTCGCAGAAGTTGTAAAATCGTTGTATCATTTTAAAGCAATACCAACTAAGTATATCGTATACgctactttgcgaaattccacgatatataatgaaaatgaagcttaattcgCTGTTCTCCGCAAAAAtgaggagaatctgtacggtgtaatttataatatcttaaatctttatactccacaacaaacaaaaCTTTCACAATTCCTTCCACCCATTTTTTTCTCCTAtagcggagcatcctcaggagatgttgactttgcaatgaacaATTATTGACAAAACAACTGACCAGGTTATCTGTTGAATGATCGGtgcgaaattataaatacaacggattttcctgcttttcttTTTTACTGTGGCAAAATATACAAGATACAACGTTTAATTGCCTCATCAGGAGAAGGGTGGGTTGGCTTTTTCTTTGAATTTAAAGTTAagtcaagttttattttaagttgtttaaaagtattataaaatattattctatttacTTACTCGTGCCAGCATAGAGGACTGTATAGGTAATATCATCTCCTAACATATCCACAAATTGTCTGTCTACTACAAGAGTTGTGAGGACTAGATCTCGTTTATAGAAAACCGGCGCGTCACCTTCTTGCCTCACAGCTGAATCCATTAGCGGATGGGACCTGCGAATAATACATTACCTTATTACTTGATATCTCACAGAGGCAATAGCGTGATGGCAGAGGCAGGCTGCTTGTGTGGGCATCCCCCTGAGtggtagatttagttttaactctataataatgattttatcCTTTTTTATGTCGTACCTTTTCCTCGTgatgatttaataatattattattacagtaataattgtCTAACCAATAAGATGGTCCGCCCGATTGTAACACAACATAATTTGGGTATATGCCACTAACATTCTGTGTCGGGTACTAGCCATATTATTGGTAGTCTGTGGTCATTTTTGGTGTGTCAGAGGCCGCCATGTTGGGAGGATGACGAACGAGATTATCTGATTATCTGAGTATTTTTGGTAACACCCTGAACAGTAGTATTAATTCCTAACTGCACATCAGGCAAAAATTCATCCCAAGAGTTTTTATTCTTATCGTCGGCCAGCATCGTCGTACCGCTCAACCTGCCCATTATTGCTCTTAGCGTAGCAACGGAGTTAAGGATATATTTGGCTCCAATAGATTGCATGAACGATTTAACGTTTTTGCTTGTAAAACTTGAACATCTGTCTGTTATTAATCGCAAAGGAGACCCGAAATAACTATGAGAATCTTGAATGCTCTAGTGCTCGCTTTAGTTTTGGTGCTGCGGACAGGtgttatacttaaaaaatattttctttcatgATGGTAAGTGGACACCCGCCGTCTATAAAGTCCATCATAGCCCTGCTACAAGGCTAGCATAGCCAGGAgaacatttctttattattaaattgataattaggtaaacgcagcgttggtaggcccctaaagaggtggacagacgacatcaaacgagtcgctgggagccgctggaaacaagcggcacagggccgtggattttggatctctctaaaaaatacctatccagtaacttcaaccgattaaagtccagcagtggactttaatcggcttaagtgatgatgataatgatgaaattaagtataaataacATCATTTACATTAACAGACTAGATAATAGATCAGTGTCTACGGTCGTTAATATTTTGATTGTGTTCACAACAACACTATACTTCGAACAATACGAATAATTAGAAGCACTAAGGTGTTAACAGTTAAGTCTTcggtgcctgtaataacacgcGCTCAAACATTCCTCTCTACATGGAAATACAATACTGGCCTGCTTCAAACACTCGTCACTAAATACATCAGGGGCCCAGATACACACGTAATGCATTTCAACCGACTCGAGAATACGgagaaggttctcaattcaaCGTGTATTTGGATGTCACTATACATATTTACTCGCATTTAGTAAGAACTAGTTTATCTTTGCTCTGTTTTCACGAACATGTCGGGAAAGCAGTATAGGTCTTTCTCAAACAGATCCACCAAACCTTCATCATCCACTCTTCCTTCGTAACTATTATTTATGTCATATGTCCATCGTAAAAACTTTACTACTCTAACAAAGTAGCTTAGTACCTTAATTGGCTATGGAGTAAAAGCCATACATAAACCTACCAAAAAGCAGAGTGAACAAAACGAATACCATAAAAAATGCACATCAGCGATTTGAGAATCTCCTTCGTTTCTCAAATCGGTTTAATTTAGTACTCAGTTagttataatttcataattgtTACCGATAATTCTAGATATATGATAATATCGTAAatcgtaaatttttattttggttttaactGATCAATCGATTAGAGATTTATTACTTCCGTAATAATCTGTATCCTCTTGTGTGACCCAATTAAGAGAACCTGCGCGTCGCTGAACTAATGGTGTATCTAACCTTGACTAGATTAGTCCCGGGGGAAACGAACTGTTCTGGTTTTCCATTAACCTTATTCGACTCCGTGAAATCTATCCTATGTAAATGTTGTGTACCTTTGATGAGCTATTAACAAACGAATTTCCTCAAAAAACCTCTTGGGAACTCTTTCATTTAAGTTAAGACCAAACCAAGGCGTTCAACTCGCGTCCGCAAAGACgtacataaacatacagacgTAAATTAGTGGCCAATCACAATGCTCCGATGGATTAAcagtcttgtgattggtcgcaagAAGGAAATTTTCACTCAACTACCTTAGAAGCGACATAAAGGCGCTGTGCAAACGTATTCAATTGTGTATACAAAGTAATATTGCTATAAGCGATGGTTAGGCAGAAAACCATATTTTAGGTATCAGTATAACAGTAATCAGGGATTTCCGAATATGCAATAATCCCCTGTCTTTGTTTTGCAACgccacaataatttatttatatatatcacttCGTAccattcatataatatattaccttATGAAATTAAGAACGCTATCAGGAAGGGCTTCTGTACTATTAACACATGTTCCAGGTCTAGGTTCAGGAACTCTTGCTCTTAACACGGGTAACCACGCTGAACTTGAAGTTGCCTGCATAGAACGAAACTTGTAAACATTCCATCATCattgaaagtaaaataaactcatgaaaaaaaattgataaatgcAAGGTATATTTACGTACTTGCTCTTTGAAACGGCCGGCAAAAGCCTCTTGAATGTCGTCCATACTGTATGTACAAATTGCCGAGCCGATTAGCCCATCGCTGGCTCCTGTTGTGAACGCAGCATAAAACCGACTTGGATCGCCAGGCATTTGATACACACTCTCTatttgaaaacagaaatacataaaaaaaaacctatttggCGTATAGCGCGTCTGGAACTGGACTCAggaataaaacttaaatttggTTGCTTAATTAAAAGCCATTGTTCGTGCTAAAGctagaactttttaagagaataTTCCCATTGAAAGTAATGAAAAACTCGTAATTTTTAAGGTTCTACGCAAAGTACTTAAAATGTGTCTTTTACAGCTATGCCAAGAAAATCCAATTTGAAACAATGAAATACTCAtgttcagctttataataaGTTTGGCCCTTTTCTAATTAATTAAGCCATTGCATTTAATACTTACGTATTTCGTCGAAATAGAACGGGAATTCTCCCGGTATGCTACAGTTAAGCCTAGCTTTCAAATAAGTAGCCCAGTTTTGGCTCAGTATATGCTTGCCGCCAGTGTCTTGTTTGCATACTCTGGCAACACGAGAATACACCGCTTTGCCACAGTTCATGAACTCCACTGCGGTTTCCCGAAAAAAGAATAGGACATATTCTCCAACGTCGAATGACCCCACAAAATTGGTTTCTGAAAACAGATTGGAAACTTAGTACGGCTCAATATTACGGAATTACAAAAGCTTTAAATTGATTTCAGGGCATTTGGTTTGTCGTGATCGTGACTTGTTAAAGTGATGCAAGCAACTGTACTAATTAAGAAAGTACAGGGACCtcggttgaaaataaataacacattttCAATGTATCGAAAAACGTTCTTAACTTGATGAAAAAgggttattgttataataaagttTGCCTTAGAAAATTATAGTTGTAATGCATAGAAAACATATTATGTAAACGAAATACTTCCCTGCTTTTAAAATATAGagagatattaatataaatattgatagatATAGTGCAAATACCAATAACAGTTGAAACATTTCCAATTGAttgaatacatacataattgtatGAAATATGAATTCTATCTACTCAGGCATAAATGTATAGAGGTACGAGTACTTATTCGAATGAGCCACACTAATATAGGAATGAATGCATTGCAAATTCTGTGGTTGTATGTAATTAGAATATTCTCAtctattctaatattaatagaaaataggaaaaattatttgtttgtttggtcagaaagtactggaccgattttaatcatttcttCTCCTTACTGACTCCAGTTAACATTGCTTACCCAGCACAAGCGATTTTTAGCTACTGCTACACATCTCTCAATTCAACTGTTTATAtgggatgctttaaaaataaaaataaaaataaacgcggTCGAAGTCGTGGACAACTCCTTTATAAACTTAAagacttaataaaaatttttgtttgCCGAAAATCCCAGAGTATGATTTGATTAGATTTGATTTTATACATGTTTTGTAATATGATATAAGATGCAATTTAGCTCTCTGGActctttttctattaaaaaactcATTAATTATACTAAATCTCACACTAGTCCGTGCGTGCATGTGCTTTTTAAAGGGGTACAAAGCTTACGCTGTGCATATATAATTGATCGacagaatatatataatagggcGACGGATAAAGTGACACATTCAAGGTAATGACTGTATcgtgaaatttataaaaattaaatccaaCAAAGTGAGATCCTCTTTTTAAAGTCgttaaaaaaagagaaagtaatattagttataatatatatttcaattatttaggTTACAttgatacattttaaatatatccaATCCTTTGGAAATCATTTATATCAGTCTGTACTTGCCCTATATAAACCAGCAATCAGTTTAATGACGTGACACTCACTATCCAACCATTTTGAGTCGTACTTCAGCGTCCGTTTGAAGTTGAACCTCTTTTGACCCGTTCGAAAATCAAATAGGTCGTTGCGAAAAATGACCGGGTCCGCCTTCGTGAACTCTGCATTGGTGCCCGCGTACAGAGCTGGCAAACCGCCGGGGTTGCCCCGCGTGACCCAAACGGCAGTGCTATTGTCCGCTGGGTCGTAAGGGCATTTGGCGACTCCGAGACCCACGCCTGGCACGTACTCGTGCCGCGGCAGGTGAGTTAGGTTTAACTGTGTGGATCAGAATAAAATAGGTCACTTTTTATCTAAATCTATCTAGAGACACTGTAGGGTACGGGTCTCAAAATTAGAAGGGCGTAGGCCATAGTTTACAATGCcgcgctggtcaagtgcggattggtgaacttaacacgcctttgagaaaactATAGGGAACTCTAAGGCTTTTaggttttttcacgatgttttacttttaaGCAAACGGCGGCTCGTTTGTAGATAACACATAACCGAGAAATAAAGTTAAACTGGTTTACTGAGAAATATGATGGATCTATAAATTATTCAGCTTTATTTTCTGTAACTTCTGTCACAATACTACAGTACACTGTACACTATACAGtacagtacattatttagtagtagcagtagcagcttagcttagcttagctctaccccagcacgcacctctaactctaagttctaagttatgtgcgttctaagtaattaatatatcactcgcttcaacggtgaaggaaaacctcgtgaggaaacctgcatacctgagagttctacataatgttcttaaaggtgtgtggagcccaccaatctgcacaaggccagcgtggtggactacggcctcgaccccttctgattgtggaaggagaccagtgctctgttactagtgggccggtaatggctgGATGTGATGTAGCATTTACCTATTAGTGCTCTGTGattatatagaatatatattatacatcaCAATCTATCTTGTCTTTTTATATCTATTGGAACATCatttcttattaaatttatattatattactggaaaaaatatttccaaGTTATGTAGGTATGAGTTATGTGGTGACAATAGATTACAGACAGAATACAGTTGCTACCACCCCTTTTTATCCTATGGGTgtagtacgaggcgactaacTGGCAGCATtcatctgtgctactactaccgtcttctgcgatcaccaacctgtctacccagcgtggtgattatgggaaaacccttccgttgggagagacctttagCCGATCATTGAACTGTTATGATTGATAATCTAAGTACATATATTTACCTGCTTAATCAAATaactgatttataaaaataaaaaatactagcggaccccagcgccatctgtcgggctaatttgtgaatctaaaccatccagggtgccacccaaacgtataccaaaatgttcattcaaatcggaccagccgtataggaggagttcagtgacatacacacgcacacaagaaatatatatataaagttacaAACGTATTCGTGTTattgttgtttataaaaattacgcGCGACTACGGTGTTTGAACACTAATAGAGCTTTGCTGCAGTCACTTTATACTTTTAATCTAAAAACTCCGAAAGTAGTTATACAAGTTGAAATAACTTTGTAACGAACTTAAAAAACATGTGATCATAAAGATGTTTTCAGAACTCATTTCAAGTGCCATTAAAGTTGTTCTCTgttaaaaataactgaaaaTCCATTAAAtgcactattaataattaaaaacttcatCGTGTTTTCAGTGATCCACCACTTTATTGGATTACCTCTACAGCTCTATAAAATGGAGCACACTATACTACACACGAAAAGCGGGTATTTTAAATACAGGCTTAGCCGCAGTTGAATAAGCATAAGCTATTATCCTCGCCGCAATGGGGGTACGCTATAAAAGTTGTTCAGAGGATAGAGAAACTTACGTAGACCACCCACTCACACGGTTATGTACGTGAGTTTTAAGTATTatgcaataattataattaaaatatgatataactattaaataactataaaaaaacattctactcaacttttgaaacgtcaagtcttccaccggttcggaagacagaacCGAGGagaagccgtcaagaaactcgTTATTCTATCTTGAGATAGATTCAAGCGGAACGGTGCTTCCTAGCAAAGGTTGCTTTAAGTTATCATTAAGtaatttatcaattatatacGAGTTACCTCGCTGTAAGAAGCAGAACATGATAACCCCACGAACGACTTCTACTTTCTTCGATTCGGCCTTCTACTCTACGTTTCGCAGACAATATGTTATAACCGGTTTCCGATTctattaagttaaaatatacattacgaTAATATTTATGACTTACGATTTTTGGACACAGTTCCATAGATATATCTAGACACAAACTATGGAACGTCAAAgcgagtattttttttagttttcttaagcCGTAATCTGCAACTTTTACGACCAGTTACAAAATGATCATCTTcacaaaaatacatattgtaCAGACCTGGTTAGAAATGGATACTATTCCGGAGGAGAATAAGGGATAAAGTAGAAGTGAGGTAGGTACTATGATACGGTACGCTATACTCatgataatgaaaaacttttgaTTCTGGGGTCAATACATGGGTCACTGTCCTAGTACCAGCTTTGCAAATGACGTAAGTTGAATGGAAATGGGAGGGGACCCGTTGACAACAGTCACAAAAATTACAGAATACGAATTCTTTTGGAAGGTATTCCGTAGATTGCCCGGCACAGTACACCACAACACATATAAAAGGTTCATTATTTTCTGTACTCTACAACGAC from Pararge aegeria chromosome 5, ilParAegt1.1, whole genome shotgun sequence includes the following:
- the LOC120624124 gene encoding semaphorin-2A-like, with amino-acid sequence MAGQGQWIAGLVWAVLASALADSWTAYQEQPCCRPVSHHRIRHHRDHIREFSCGNLFYRTLYMNEERNTLYVGAMDRIFKLNMTDISQSHCERDALLLEASNVARCVSKGKSEPFECRNHIRVLEPLGDGDRLYVCGTNAHSPKDLVVYLNLTHLPRHEYVPGVGLGVAKCPYDPADNSTAVWVTRGNPGGLPALYAGTNAEFTKADPVIFRNDLFDFRTGQKRFNFKRTLKYDSKWLDKTNFVGSFDVGEYVLFFFRETAVEFMNCGKAVYSRVARVCKQDTGGKHILSQNWATYLKARLNCSIPGEFPFYFDEIQSVYQMPGDPSRFYAAFTTGASDGLIGSAICTYSMDDIQEAFAGRFKEQATSSSAWLPVLRARVPEPRPGTCVNSTEALPDSVLNFIRSHPLMDSAVRQEGDAPVFYKRDLVLTTLVVDRQFVDMLGDDITYTVLYAGTSQGEVYKIVQWTGGGSRVADIWRAAGEEPVRALALSRQMHALYLATDNRLRQLPLRACAHRYDSCVRCVLDPYCGWDKEVGACRPYTPGLLHDATNSTPSICEASAPLKTVRAGYGQSVHLATFGKTPEALKDQIVAWYHHSRERGRYKISYNWDRVLQTSERGLVLLSVTESDRGRYECYYGPTLIASYNLDIDIHRCTQPNKSQEYRQVYSDWCHEFEKYKSAMKAWETRQMQCSKNMNASSQQNSMSNEIVASLR